One Engystomops pustulosus chromosome 7, aEngPut4.maternal, whole genome shotgun sequence DNA window includes the following coding sequences:
- the LOC140068783 gene encoding uncharacterized protein — MEDLQEDCSVYDITSLLSSLLEDDIEDLPEDNSVYDTSSLLSSSMDDPIPQDVIDDIVKMTEEYARPIGLQITETYDIRQEEDSENGPIYMNVEEGLSILDEYDESSSDTSWWTEDERSSDTAEEPAGESADVPAEETAEEPAEKTAEVPAEETAEEPAEETAEVPAEDMEETSCFAWSCIPARQIFRRLRARAASFIGRVFR, encoded by the exons ATGGAAGACCTGCAAGAGGACTGCAGTGTCTATGATATAACATCACTGTTGTCTAGCCTCCTGGAAGATGACATTGAGGACCTGCCAGAGGACAACAGTGTCTacgatacatcatcactgttgTCCTCCTCCATGGATGAT CCTATTCCTCAAGACGTCATAGATGACATAGTGAAGATGACTGAAGAATAT GCAAGACCCATTGGACTCCAGATAACCGAGACCTAT GACATCCGTCAGGAAGAAGACTCTGAGAATGGG CCCATCTACATGAACGTGGAGGAAGGACTGAGCATCCTGGACGAGTATGAT GAGTCATCGTCGGACACATCCTGGTGGACAGAAGATGAGAGATCATCAGACACAGCAGAAGAGCCTGCAGGAGAGTCTGCAGATGTGCCTGCCGAAGAGACAGCAGAAGAGCCTGCAGAGAAGACTGCAGAGGTGCCTGCTGAAGAGACAGCAGAAGAGCCTGCAGAAGAGACTGCAGAGGTGCCTGCTgaagacatggaggagacatCTTGCTTCGCCTGGTCCTGCATTCCTGCAAGACAAATCTTCAGGAGATTAAGGGCCAGGGCTGCTTCCTTCATTGGTAGGGTGTTTCGGTAA